In Portunus trituberculatus isolate SZX2019 chromosome 46, ASM1759143v1, whole genome shotgun sequence, a single window of DNA contains:
- the LOC123520179 gene encoding histone deacetylase 6-like isoform X3 — protein sequence MYCVGQYWMAEDKPERKTSGRNPPGGSVAAAVADTDGKTKETVPRESGGGIGKNRRLASIRSRISIEELKNVYKRQVTLSQDDSAEPIFDPMAKAQESLMVVRGKTGVVYCHQMTNHLCFWDPQHMEKPERLLCILDRCQELGLLQECERLECRAAKEEEVLNLHSPAHFGLLQTTSSITDQEKLEDLSSRFDSVYFHPGTFESALLAAGGTLDLVDAVASGRLQNGFAIVRPPGHHAMESEFCGYSFINNVALATRQALNTHGLSRILIVDWDVHHGQGTQQAFYSDPRVLYFSIHRYEHGSFWPNLRESNYDYIGQGNGKGFNFNVPLNSIGMANQDFLAILHQVLLPVAYEFSPELVIVSAGFDAAIGCHEFGPELVIVSGGFDSAVGDSKGEMEVSPGLYAHLTSHLMTLAQGKVAVVLEGGYYLPSLAESAAMTLSALLGHPCPSLMDPIIQPSKSLQETLLSLVYVQRPYWKCFQYQGSFSLEEVRGDSDPKTFTPSLSFMGLTSCRPLRFPTRDNVEPRTPEALQRINDKFQCLRQKEGVRVRFEPRLCLVYDEGMELHHSLTEGEHPERPERIRRVWEMLSRVGVVERCRVLQSRRAQHEEVELVHTKEHVEFMYKLESMDEEELQILQESYKSVYLHPKTNDCALLSAGCLLQVVEEVWQGRARAGVGLIRPPGHHAEPDQPHGFCFYNNVAVAARHAIHNLGCQRVLIVDWDVHHGNGIQHAFEEEPRVLYVSLHRYDHGLFFPSSEDANFDRVGRGPGEGFTINIPWNKSGMGDAEYMAAFTQVIMPVAYQFNPQLVLVAAGFDAARGDPLGGCRTSPECYGHMTSLLAGLAEGRVVLALEGGYNLTTISYCMTLCAKALLGDPMPPLEAQLVPNKSAVHTINEVISVHSKYWSALCFQVELPLQDVLQQGCGGGPQGVDSGVSGSEASLSPSPISIPSPVKSRDSSPSTTTTTSPYVSAPSSPAKPIFMECEVKTNDVQECLSDSKETASSVGARPRTQQPKKTPNRTPHKPRQASNRSVDRQRSTPKKHGKVAAAMQAAIASQSLVKGPTGVVCVERDKGGSLAETIVNQCQALDLWQACNVLSSQPAMKAEVFPEKILQHLCSANVVNGLRGERTGDASLQIAGSVAKLLQEILDGKFQNGMALTEAMDGLHSGVALAVHSVLSIHSKARMVVVDFGNCVEPEILDHLFSHEPRVLVLSVRQCQYASGSTSRNKGRYSNVLSVDINCNIAESSHDYLTLVHQLLLPVIYEFGPQMVVMTAACEWNIYPAFLPNMAGLFLPVTSDRLVMAVEIDQQRSIVVNEGIVGALSTLLGRPYHPKMSQSESLRPEVCQTILEVMKAQQGNWKSLRYHALASLVTSSTGKQESLLPSHLQQQTIKPQEDALLKPKELECFKEGQSVCLVYSEAMKEHLNYADSTHPECPDRISCIFEQLCNFGIVERCQRLKAREATLQELERVHSSRHIKFMSGLQALKPSELHHLENSFDSIYLHRRTNRCALLAAGSILTAVDCVMSGSCQHGVAVVRPPGHHAERNNPCGFCFYNSVGVAAQHAVTSHHLQRVLVLDWDVHHGNGTQHMFESDPRVLYISIHRYDNGRFFPGSADANYNRVGLKKGKGFNINIPWNKGGMGDAEYLAAFLEVVLPVATEFNPQLVLISAGFDAAVGDPLGGCNVTPECYGHMTKFLTCVGDGRVIVALEGGYNLTSISYCMTLCAKALLGDPLPCLSGNLTPCQSAVDSLINVVGAHCKFWSSLNLKGKMVESPRKQASSISTQRPISSPTSSQAVDELAASLSQVSMAEATPRKIQTEEKKEEAPGGELEGACGGGHEDSATTLILSDCLGAQELYAVVPVSWCPHLEEVQPVPDGTLNTSSACEECYDTSENWCCLTCYKVLCGRFVSEHMLMHGVCEEHHMVLSFSDLSIWCYACDSYVHNPVLFEAKRAAHLDKFGLEPPECS from the exons ATGTATTGTGTTGGCCAGTACTG GATGGCAGAAGACAAACCAGAAAGGAAGACTTCAGGCAGGAACCCTCCTGGTGgcagtgttgctgctgctgtagcAGACACTGATGGCAAGACAAAGGAAACAG TTCCTAGAGAGTCAGGAGGGGGAATTGGAAAGAATCGGCGCTTGGCTAGCATCCGGTCACGCATCTCCATTGAGGAGCTGAAGAATGTTTACAAGCGACAGGTGACTCTGTCTCAGGATGACAGTGCTGAGCCTATTTTTGATCCTATGGCCAAG GCACAGGAGAGCCTGATGGTGGTGAGGGGCAAGACAGGTGTGGTATACTGCCACCAAATgaccaaccatctctgcttctgGGACCCACAACATATGGAGAAACCTGAAAGGCTGCTTTGCATACTTGACAG GTGTCAGGAGCTAGGATTGCTGCAGGAGTGTGAGCGGCTGGAGTGTCGTGCTgccaaagaggaggaagtgttaAATTTGCATTCTCCAGCACATTTTGGCCTCCTTCAAACCACTTCCAGTATCACCGATCAGGAAAAGCTGGAAGACCTCTCTTCACGCTTTGACTCTGTTTACTTCCATCCA GGGACATTTGAGAGTGCCCTTCTGGCAGCAGGTGGTACACTGGACCTGGTGGATGCTGTGGCCTCAGGTAGACTTCAGAATGGTTTTGCCATAGTAAG ACCCCCTGGCCATCATGCTATGGAATCTGAATTCTGTGGGTATTCCTTCATCAACAATGTGGCTCTGGCGACCCGCCAAGCACTAAACACCCACGGCCTCTCTCGTATCCTGATTGTTGACTGGGACGTGCACCATGGCCAGGGGACGCAGCAGGCCTTTTATTCAGATCCCAG AGTGCTGTACTTCTCCATTCACCGGTATGAACATGGCAGTTTCTGGCCAAATCTTCGGGAAAGTAACTATGATTACATTGGCCAAGGGAATGGTAAAGGTTTCAACTTCAATGTGCCACTCAACAGTATTGGCATGGCCAACCAAGACTTCTTGGCTATCCTACACCAAGTGCTTCTCCCTGTTGCCTATGAG ttcAGTCCAGAGTTGGTTATAGTATCAGCTGGGTTTGATGCTGCCATTGGATGCCATGAG TTTGGCCCAGAGCTAGTTATAGTGTCTGGTGGGTTTGACTCAGCTGTTGGGGATTCCAAG ggagagatggaggtgtCCCCTGGGCTGTATGCACACCTCACCTCCCACCTGATGACTTTGGCCCAAGGCAAGGTGGCTGTTGtcttggag GGAGGGTACTACCTACCATCTTTGGCTGAGAGTGCAGCAATGACCCTCAGTGCTCTGCTGGGTCACCCATGTCCATCTCTCATGGATCCCATCATACAGCCTTCAAAAAG CTTGCAGGAGACATTGCTGAGTTTGGTGTATGTTCAGCGGCCATACTGGAAGTGTTTCCAGTATCAGGGATCCTTCAGTCTGGAGGAGGTTAGGGGAGACTCTGATCCCAAAACCTTCACACCAAGCCTATCCTTTATGGGACTGACAAGTTGCCGACCTCTCAGGTTTCCTACCAGGGACAATGTTGAGCCTCGGACACCTGAAGCTCTGCAGAGAATTAATGACAAATTTCAGTGCCTACGACAAAAAG AAGGTGTGAGGGTGAGGTTTGAGCCAAGACTGTGCTTAGTGTATGATGAGGGGATGGAGCTCCATCATAGCCTTACTGAAGG AGAACATCCAGAACGGCCAGAACGCATCCGTCGAGTGTGGGAAATGCTGAGTcgagtgggagtggtggagcgATGCCGTGTCCTGCAG TCACGGCGGGCCCAGCATGAAGAAGTGGAGCTGGTGCACACTAAAGAACATGTGGAGTTCATGTATAAACTGGAGTCCATGGATGAAGAAGAGCTCCAGATCCTGCAAGAGAGCTACAAGTCTGTTTACCTTCATCCAAAGACCAATGACTGTGCTCTGCTTTCTGCTGGCTGTCTGCTGCAG GTAGTGGAGGAAGTgtggcaaggcagggcaagggcAGGTGTTGGGCTAATACGACCACCCGGCCACCATGCCGAGCCAGACCAGCCACATGGCTTTTGCTTCTATAACAATGTAGCAGTAGCTGCCAGGCATGCCATTCACAACCTGGGATGCCAGAG GGTACTGATAGTTGACTGGGATGTGCACCATGGCAATGGCATCCAACATGCTTTTGAAGAAGAACCACGAGTGCTGTATGTGTCCCTTCATCGCTATGACCAtggccttttctttccttcctctgagGATGCCAACTTTGATCGGGTGGGAAGAGGTCCCGGCGAGGGCTTCACCATCAATATCCCCTGGAACAAG AGTGGCATGGGTGATGCAGAATATATGGCTGCCTTCACTCAGGTGATAATGCCTGTAGCCTACCAGTTTAATCCTCAGTTGGTTCTGGTTGCTGCAGGTTTTGATGCAGCTCGTGGAGATCCTCTTGGAG GTTGCCGCACAAGTCCTGAATGCTACGGTCATATGACATCCTTGTTGGCTGGGTTAGCGGAGGGTCGAGTTGTGTTGGCACTTGAGGGAGGCTACAACCTTACCACTATCAGCTACTGTATGACACTGTGTGCCAAGGCTCTTCTTGGTGATCCAATGCCCCCTCTGGAAGCTCAGCTGGTGCCCAATAAGAGTGCTGTTCATACCATAAATGAGGTCATCAGCGTCCACAGCAAATATTGGTCAGCGCTCTGCTTTCAG GTTGAGCTTCCATTGCAAGATGTGTTGCAGcagggatgtggtggtggccCTCAAGGAGTGGACTCTGGTGTGTCAGGATCAGaggcctctctttctccctccccaatCTCGATTCCTTCCCCTGTTAAATCTCGTGATTCAtctccctccaccactaccactacctccccCTATGTCTCAgctccctcctctcctgccaAGCCAATCTTTATGGAGTGTGAAGTAAAGACCAATGATGTCCAGGAGTGTTTGTCAGACAGTAAGGAGACAGCTTCCTCAGTAGGGGCAAGGCCTCGTACCCAGCAGCCAAAGAAGACACCTAACAGGACACCCCATAAACCCAGGCAAGCATCAAACCGATCTGTTGATAGACAGAGAAGTACCCCTAAAAAACATGGCAAGGTTGCTGCAGCCATGCAAGCAGCAATAGCCAGCCAGAGCTTAGTGAAAGGCCCCAcaggtgttgtttgtgttgagaGGGACAAAGGAGGTAGTCTTGCAGAGACTATAGTTAACCAATGTCAGGCACTTGATCTGTGGCAGGCATGCAATGTTCTGTCATCCCAACCAGCTATGAAGGCAGAAGTCTTTCCAGAGAAGATACTACAACATCTCTGCTCCGCCAATGTAGTGAATGGACTCCGTGGGGAGCGCACAGGGGATGCTTCATTGCAGATTGCTGGAAGTGTGGCAAAGCTTCTGCAGGAAATTCTAGATGGTAAATTTCAGAATGGCATGGCCTTAACGGAGGCTATGGATGGCCTGCACAGTGGTGTGGCCTTGGCAGTGCACTCAGTGCTGAGTATCCATAGCAAAGCTCGGATGGTGGTTGTGGACTTTGGCAACTGTGTTGAGCCAGAAATACTAGATCATTTGTTCTCACATGAACCACGAGTTCTGGTACTTTCTGTGCGTCAGTGCCAGTATGCCTCAGGATCCACTtctagaaataaaggaagatatagTAATGTTCTAAGtgtagatataaactgcaataTAGCAGAAAGTAGCCATGATTACCTAACATTAGTTCATCAGTTGCTTCTGCCTGTGATTTATGAGTTTGGGCCACAGATGGTGGTAATGACAGCAGCATGTGAGTGGAACATCTACCCTGCATTCCTACCAAACATGGCTGGACTGTTTTTGCCTGTGACAAGTGATCGATTGGTGATGGCTGTGGAAATAGACCAACAGCGCAGTATAGTTGTTAATGAGGGTATAGTAGGTGCTCTCAGCACCCTCTTAGGCAGGCCATACCATCCAAAAATGTCACAATCTGAAAGCCTTAGGCCAGAGGTGTGCCAGACTATACTAGAGGTGATGAAGGCCCAGCAAGGCAATTGGAAGAGCCTGAGATACCATGCCCTGGCGTCACTTGTGACATCCTCCACTGGAAAGCAAGAATCATTACTACCGAGTCATCTTCAGCAGCAGACCATCAAGCCGCAGGAAGATGCTTTGCTGAAACCCAAAG aGCTAGAGTGTTTCAAGGAGGGGCAGTCTGTGTGTCTTGTGTACAGTGAAGCCATGAAGGAACATCTTAATTATGCAGACTCCACACATCCAGAGTGTCCAGATAGGATCAGCTGTATCTTTGAGCAGCTGTGTAACTTTGGCATTGTTGAACGCTGCCAGCGTCTTAAG GCAAGGGAAGCCACTTTGCAGGAGTTGGAGAGGGTACATTCCAGCAGACACATTAAATTTATGTCTGGTCTGCAAGCCCTAAAACCTTCTGAGCTGCACCACTTAGAAAACTCCTTTGATTCCATCTACCTGCATCGCCGAACCAACCGTTGTGCTCTCCTGGCTGCTGGGTCTATCCTTACA GCCGTGGATTGTGTGATGTCAGGCAGCTGTCAGCATGGTGTAGCTGTAGTGCGTCCACCAGGCCACCATGCAGAGAGGAACAACCCGTGTGGCTTCTGTTTCTACAACAGTGTGGGTGTGGCTGCTCAGCATGCAGTTACTAGCCATCACTTACAAAG AGTGCTGGTCTTGGATTGGGATGTGCACCATGGCAATGGGACACAGCACATGTTTGAGTCAGACCCACGAGTGCTGTACATATCAATTCATCGCTATGACAATGGGAGGTTCTTTCCTGGGAGTGCCGATGCCAACTACAACCGAGTTGGgctgaagaaagggaaaggctTCAATATCAATATTCCTTGGAACAAG GGCGGGATGGGGGATGCAGAATACCTGGCTGCCTTCCTAGAGGTGGTGCTTCCTGTGGCCACTGAGTTTAATCCTCAGCTGGTGTTGATCTCGGCTGGGTTTGATGCAGCAGTTGGTGATCCCCTTGGCG GATGCAATGTTACCCCTGAGTGTTATGGCCACATGACCAAGTTCCTAACATGTGTAGGAGATGGAAGGGTgattgtggccttggaaggagGGTACAACCTGACCTCCATTAGTTACTGCATGACCTTGTGTGCTAAGGCCCTCCTGGGTgatcccttgccttgcctctctgGCAACCTTACCCCTTGTCAGAGTGCAGTGGACAGCCTCATCAATGTGGTTGGTGCTCACTGCAAGTTTTGGTCTAGCCTCAACTTAAAG GGTAAGATGGTGGAGTCCCCTAGGAAACAAGCCTCTTCCATATCAACCCAGAGACCTATTTCTTCCCCCACCAGCTCTCAAG CTGTTGATGAGTTAGCAGCCAGTCTGAGTCAAGTGAGCATGGCAGAGGCCACCCCAAGGAAAATCCAaactgaggagaagaaagaggaggcccCTGGTGGGGAGCTAGAGGGAGCCTGTGGTGGTGGCCATGAGGACAGTGCTACAACCCTTATACTGTCTGACTGCTTAGGAGCACAA GAACTATATGCTGTGGTACCAGTATCCTGGTGCCCCCACTTAGAGGAGGTGCAACCAGTGCCTGATGGCACACTCAACACCAGCAGTGCCTGTGAGGAATGCTATGACACTTCTGAAAACTGGTGTTGTCTCACCTGTTATAAG GTGTTGTGTGGGAGGTTTGTATCTGAACACATGTTGATGCACGGGGTGTGTGAAGAGCACCACATGGTGCTGAGCTTCAGTGATCTATCCATCTGGTGCTACGCTTGTGATAGTTACGTCCACAATCCC gtgttgTTTGAAGCCAAGAGAGCTGCTCATTTAGATAAGTTTGGCTTGGAGCCTCCAGAATGTTCTTGA